The proteins below are encoded in one region of Chiloscyllium plagiosum isolate BGI_BamShark_2017 chromosome 7, ASM401019v2, whole genome shotgun sequence:
- the LOC122551946 gene encoding homeobox protein MOX-2-like, whose protein sequence is MDHTIFSCLRSSHAPAQNLHHFSQSPLALHGRSDHVAFPDLSPSSCIITGFPNEESMFTAQRHHHHLHHHHRGHPQHQPQPQAPAASQATWHIPQISSPPPLARHTLCLQSESGPPELGSSLVDSSPSLTPSNPPCVSGDYGRPGVTPVETEKRNSKRKSDGSGKQPRLSH, encoded by the coding sequence ATGGATCATACAATATTTAGCTGCCTGCGCAGCTCCCATGCCCCTGCACAGAACCTGCACCACTTCTCTCAGTCTCCACTGGCTCTCCATGGAAGATCAGACCATGTGGCTTTTCCAGACCTGTCTCCTTCTTCTTGTATCATAACGGGATTTCCTAATGAAGAAAGCATGTTTACAGCCCAGCGTCATCATCATCACCTACATCACCACCACCGAGGCCATCCCCAGcaccagccccagccccaggcACCGGCCGCTAGCCAGGCGACATGGCACATCCCTCAGATCTCCTCACCCCCTCCCCTGGCGCGGCACACACTCTGTCTCCAGTCAGAATCCGGGCCCCCGGAACTGGGCTCCAGCCTGGTGGACAGCAGTCCCAGTTTGACCCCCAGCAACCCGCCCTGTGTGTCGGGGGATTACGGGAGGCCGGGGGTCACCCCAGTGGAGACAGAGAAAAGGAATTCCAAGAGGAAAAGTGACGGCTCAGGTAAGCAACCCCGGCTTAGCCATTAA